A single genomic interval of Spirosoma taeanense harbors:
- a CDS encoding glycosyltransferase, translating to MILLHVACALIFGYLAFNVGYIFLSAVAGRLGRADDGVLTNEVDHLRRIAVLIPAYKEDAVIVDSVKANLKQNYPADLYDLIVIADSFRAETLETLSHYPVNILRVEFEQSTVQKSISYALQTLPENVYDIVVISDADNHMAPDFLTRINKAFSEGWRAVQGHRKAKNTNRSVAVFDAMNEEVNNNIFRAGQRALGLSAMCTGSGMAFEPALLKQAMNEIKTVGGYDKELEMLLTIDHIRVGYLQDAVIYDEKVQNVDVFKSQRTRWIAAQLYFVKAYFKIGVQQLLNGNGQAFNALVRSLLLPRMILLTFLALLFLVSLPIGNEVFQLFSGSLLTLMVSTLAVSIPASLYNKLSVRDFFILPLLILSMFKSLLSFRQAGKVFLHTPHIVAAELSAEY from the coding sequence ATGATACTCCTACACGTAGCTTGTGCTCTAATTTTTGGCTACCTGGCCTTTAACGTTGGCTACATTTTCCTCTCCGCAGTGGCTGGTCGACTAGGCCGGGCTGATGATGGCGTTCTTACGAATGAGGTGGACCACCTCCGACGAATTGCGGTTTTGATTCCGGCTTATAAGGAAGACGCCGTTATTGTAGATTCCGTGAAGGCGAACCTAAAGCAGAACTATCCAGCCGATTTGTATGACCTGATTGTCATCGCCGATTCGTTTCGGGCGGAAACTCTGGAAACGCTCTCGCATTATCCGGTCAATATCCTACGCGTGGAGTTTGAGCAGTCGACGGTTCAAAAGTCTATTTCGTATGCGCTCCAGACACTCCCCGAGAATGTTTACGACATTGTGGTGATTTCCGATGCGGATAATCACATGGCCCCTGATTTCCTAACCCGCATTAACAAGGCGTTCAGCGAAGGCTGGCGCGCGGTTCAGGGCCATCGGAAAGCCAAGAACACCAATCGAAGCGTTGCTGTTTTTGATGCTATGAATGAAGAAGTTAATAACAACATTTTCCGGGCAGGGCAGCGGGCACTGGGCCTTTCGGCCATGTGTACGGGCTCGGGCATGGCCTTTGAACCCGCTCTGCTAAAACAGGCCATGAATGAAATCAAAACGGTTGGCGGCTACGATAAAGAACTCGAAATGTTGCTGACCATTGACCATATCCGCGTGGGTTACCTGCAGGATGCCGTCATCTACGACGAGAAAGTTCAGAACGTTGACGTTTTCAAAAGTCAGCGAACCCGCTGGATCGCGGCTCAGCTGTATTTCGTTAAAGCGTATTTTAAGATTGGTGTTCAGCAGCTACTGAATGGGAATGGTCAGGCATTCAATGCGCTGGTACGGTCACTGTTGCTTCCTCGGATGATTTTACTGACGTTCCTGGCGCTGCTCTTTCTGGTAAGCCTGCCCATTGGCAATGAGGTCTTTCAACTATTCTCGGGGAGCCTGCTAACCTTGATGGTCAGTACGTTGGCCGTGTCCATTCCGGCCTCCCTATACAACAAGCTGTCTGTGCGTGACTTTTTCATCTTGCCCCTGCTTATTCTGAGTATGTTCAAATCCTTACTGAGCTTCCGACAGGCGGGCAAGGTATTCTTACATACTCCCCATATTGTAGCCGCTGAATTAAGCGCGGAGTATTAA
- a CDS encoding carbohydrate-binding protein, translating into MTQVEPDRYSGRAPGLDASSRIEAENYIAMQGISTEASADEGGGQNVNQIDTGDWMDYTVNVPHSGVYTFWFRVANGYGDGSAFELRLADGTVVSTVSVPRTGGIQNWQTVGATARLNGGSQTLRIYVVKGDWNLNWFETTESRPLPARLEAESFDLATDVRPEQTTDAGGGVNLGYIDDNDWMDYNVTVPSAGVYTFQFRVANSWGNGLIQIRDESGGVLGSVDVPRTGGWQNWTTISTTATLPAGSQVLRIYSLRGAWNLNWLNVTQGGIVLAPAVINFAALPDKTTDDGEFNLVAASSNTDTPITFSSSNPSVVSVSTVNGSWKATIMAAGTAIITASQAASSSFLAAENVDRTQVVRVSSIIAADRKIPIDPKRWYQLTNVSNGLQGLFDGITDVNVETGWGKVLPQYDAYYPLLDGESMTLESLRFYDFVGSCQDNPMTLWIINDQWQRIPVATFTGTDYAAWVGPYPDRNTSGNMRFKLDQPISNARYLVINTYGAFPTEIELYGSYTAPTQVLTPAPAKSVKLGDMLGVNAYEWNFADGNSPWMVNEAKMNIVKSFTGVRHYIDWNKLESTEGSFSYSPTINGGWNFDAIYERCKAEGIEVLACIKTIPDWMVDTYPPDQRDSENNPLRFGKDYSDPNSYLEQAKMGFQYMARYGNNPNVNPALLSVNSTPRWAGDTPNSVKIGMGVIKYIECDNERDKWWKGRKAYQTAREYAANLSAFYDGHKNTMGAGVGVKNADPGVKVVIGGLASASSGSDYIKGMIDWCKQYRGYKPDGSVNLCWDIVNYHMYSDNTSSSQSGTSTRGAAPEVSPINLIAQDFRKTAHQLSYDMPVWVTEAGYDIHQGSPLRAIPIGTKSALETQGDWILRTALFYARQGIEKLFLYQLYDDNSTGGMFGTSGLANGDNITRRPAADYLYQTKKLFGEYAYKETLNQNPFVDRYERNGNSMYALVVPDEVGRTASYTLDLGSSAQARIYRPKVGSDDMDMEVVTTNQGKLQLTVTETPMFVVSGNAAPNARKAAVVATDVKSLDEVVQVYPNPVADFVTVQAERTSTTPLKVYVFDTGTGRMHQQVKIAGQGNHFSGKINLSQLPAGTYFLEIRQGGERAVRKVLKIN; encoded by the coding sequence ATGACTCAAGTCGAGCCGGACAGGTACTCTGGTCGAGCCCCTGGTCTGGATGCGTCGAGTCGGATTGAAGCCGAGAATTACATCGCCATGCAGGGCATTTCGACCGAAGCATCGGCTGACGAGGGGGGCGGGCAGAATGTCAATCAGATCGATACCGGTGACTGGATGGACTATACCGTTAATGTGCCGCACAGCGGTGTTTACACCTTCTGGTTTCGTGTTGCCAATGGGTATGGCGATGGCTCTGCGTTTGAACTCCGGCTGGCCGATGGGACGGTAGTAAGCACGGTTAGCGTGCCCCGCACGGGCGGTATTCAGAACTGGCAGACAGTAGGCGCAACGGCCCGGCTGAATGGGGGCAGTCAAACGCTGCGGATATACGTAGTAAAGGGCGACTGGAACCTGAACTGGTTCGAAACCACGGAAAGTCGCCCGCTGCCGGCCAGGCTGGAAGCCGAATCCTTCGACCTGGCGACCGATGTACGTCCAGAACAAACAACCGATGCGGGCGGTGGAGTGAATCTGGGCTATATCGACGATAACGACTGGATGGATTACAACGTTACGGTGCCCTCGGCAGGCGTGTATACGTTTCAGTTCCGGGTGGCTAATAGCTGGGGAAACGGACTTATTCAGATACGGGACGAATCGGGCGGGGTTTTGGGCAGCGTCGACGTACCCCGCACCGGCGGCTGGCAGAACTGGACAACCATCAGTACCACCGCTACGCTGCCCGCCGGCAGTCAGGTGCTTCGCATCTACTCCCTTCGCGGGGCCTGGAATCTGAACTGGCTGAACGTAACCCAGGGCGGGATCGTGCTAGCGCCGGCCGTTATCAATTTTGCCGCTCTGCCCGATAAGACAACCGACGACGGGGAGTTTAATCTGGTCGCGGCCAGCAGTAATACCGATACACCCATTACGTTCTCTTCATCCAATCCCTCAGTAGTCAGTGTGTCAACTGTTAACGGTTCCTGGAAGGCCACGATAATGGCTGCCGGAACGGCCATCATTACGGCCTCGCAGGCGGCTTCTTCTTCCTTTCTGGCGGCCGAAAACGTAGATCGGACGCAGGTCGTTCGGGTTTCATCCATCATTGCAGCCGACCGAAAAATTCCTATCGATCCGAAACGATGGTATCAACTTACCAATGTAAGCAATGGACTGCAGGGGCTTTTTGACGGCATTACGGATGTTAACGTCGAAACCGGGTGGGGAAAAGTCCTGCCGCAGTATGATGCCTATTATCCCTTACTGGACGGCGAGTCGATGACGCTCGAAAGTTTGCGGTTCTACGATTTCGTAGGCTCGTGTCAGGATAACCCAATGACCCTCTGGATTATCAACGATCAGTGGCAGCGGATTCCGGTCGCTACGTTTACCGGCACGGACTATGCCGCCTGGGTGGGGCCTTATCCGGATCGGAATACCTCCGGCAACATGCGGTTCAAGCTGGACCAGCCCATCAGCAATGCCCGGTATCTGGTGATCAACACCTACGGCGCTTTCCCGACCGAGATTGAACTCTACGGTTCCTACACCGCACCCACTCAGGTGCTGACCCCCGCGCCGGCAAAATCCGTTAAGCTCGGCGATATGCTGGGCGTAAATGCCTACGAATGGAACTTCGCGGATGGTAACTCGCCCTGGATGGTCAATGAAGCGAAAATGAACATCGTCAAAAGCTTCACTGGCGTCCGGCACTACATCGACTGGAACAAGCTTGAATCGACCGAAGGCAGTTTTTCATACAGCCCGACGATAAACGGTGGCTGGAATTTTGACGCTATCTACGAACGCTGTAAAGCTGAAGGCATTGAGGTCCTGGCCTGCATTAAAACGATTCCTGACTGGATGGTTGATACGTATCCTCCGGATCAGCGCGACTCCGAGAATAATCCGTTGCGGTTCGGCAAAGACTATTCAGACCCGAACTCCTATCTGGAGCAGGCAAAGATGGGTTTTCAGTACATGGCCCGCTACGGCAATAACCCGAACGTAAACCCCGCCCTATTGAGCGTTAACTCAACGCCCCGTTGGGCCGGCGACACGCCCAATTCGGTCAAAATAGGCATGGGGGTCATCAAATACATCGAATGCGACAACGAGCGGGATAAGTGGTGGAAAGGCAGAAAGGCCTACCAGACAGCCCGGGAGTACGCTGCTAACCTGTCGGCCTTTTATGACGGACACAAAAACACCATGGGCGCTGGTGTCGGGGTTAAAAATGCCGATCCAGGTGTGAAAGTGGTGATTGGCGGTCTGGCTTCGGCATCGAGCGGATCGGATTATATAAAAGGTATGATTGACTGGTGTAAGCAATACCGGGGCTATAAGCCCGATGGCAGCGTTAACCTGTGCTGGGACATCGTTAACTACCACATGTATTCCGATAATACGTCGTCATCGCAGAGCGGAACCTCCACCCGGGGAGCGGCCCCGGAGGTTTCGCCCATCAATCTGATAGCACAGGATTTCCGGAAAACGGCGCATCAGTTGTCCTATGACATGCCCGTCTGGGTCACCGAAGCCGGCTACGACATACACCAGGGAAGCCCGCTGCGGGCCATTCCCATCGGAACTAAATCGGCGCTGGAAACGCAGGGGGACTGGATTTTACGGACCGCTTTGTTTTACGCCCGGCAGGGTATAGAAAAGCTGTTTCTGTATCAGCTCTACGACGACAACTCTACGGGAGGCATGTTCGGTACGTCGGGTCTGGCGAATGGCGATAACATAACCCGTCGGCCAGCCGCTGATTATTTATATCAGACGAAAAAGCTTTTCGGGGAGTACGCCTATAAGGAAACACTGAATCAGAATCCGTTCGTGGATCGCTACGAGCGGAATGGGAATTCAATGTATGCGCTGGTCGTTCCGGACGAAGTTGGACGCACCGCTTCCTACACGCTGGATCTGGGTAGTTCTGCACAGGCCCGTATCTACCGACCCAAAGTGGGCAGCGATGATATGGATATGGAGGTTGTTACAACCAATCAGGGCAAGCTGCAGCTCACGGTGACCGAAACACCGATGTTTGTCGTATCCGGCAATGCGGCTCCTAACGCCCGTAAAGCCGCCGTCGTGGCAACCGATGTAAAAAGCCTTGACGAAGTGGTTCAGGTGTATCCGAACCCGGTAGCCGATTTCGTGACTGTACAGGCAGAACGAACATCCACAACTCCGCTTAAAGTGTATGTCTTCGACACG